One genomic segment of Chitinophaga sancti includes these proteins:
- a CDS encoding FecR family protein, whose product MSDEQIIHLIHKYRSGTLTEAEELAFFSWYAEVEADAFHRILQQAGEVDYVPASPAFLSSLEERLQNKEGVVRRMPLLRRAAAAAAIIILGASAWYVFKPQRRPIPPMEVATVNDVQPGKSGAVLTLANGQVIALDSTGNGVIANQNGTTVTLKNGSLSYNADKAASVSYNMIHTPNARQFKLVLPDGTTVWLNAGSSLKYPTAFTGSERTVTITGEAFFDVAKDAVHPFVVEVANQMIIQVLGTQFNINAYTDEQQIKATLIQGSIRVNNGAATVVLQPGQQAQVNDGITVNSHINTVQVTAWKDGVFNFDDLGVEAVMHQLARWYDIEVVYEQGVPTSRFYGEIGRNLSLAQVLEGLKLSGVHFRIEGKRLIVLP is encoded by the coding sequence ATGAGCGACGAACAGATCATCCATTTAATTCATAAATACAGGAGCGGTACACTGACCGAAGCGGAGGAGCTGGCTTTTTTTAGCTGGTATGCTGAAGTGGAGGCCGATGCGTTCCATCGTATCCTGCAACAGGCAGGAGAAGTGGATTATGTGCCAGCGTCGCCTGCGTTTCTGTCTTCACTGGAGGAGCGCTTACAAAATAAAGAAGGGGTAGTCAGGAGAATGCCACTCCTGCGCCGCGCTGCTGCTGCAGCGGCCATCATTATACTGGGCGCCTCCGCCTGGTATGTTTTCAAACCACAACGCAGACCTATACCACCAATGGAAGTCGCAACGGTGAATGATGTACAACCCGGTAAAAGCGGTGCCGTGCTCACCCTTGCCAACGGTCAGGTCATAGCCCTGGATAGTACCGGCAATGGGGTGATTGCCAACCAGAATGGAACCACGGTGACATTAAAGAATGGTAGTCTGAGCTACAATGCAGACAAAGCAGCCTCCGTGAGCTACAACATGATCCATACGCCGAATGCCAGACAGTTCAAACTGGTATTGCCGGATGGTACCACTGTATGGCTCAATGCAGGTAGTTCCCTCAAATATCCCACCGCCTTTACAGGTAGTGAGAGAACCGTTACTATTACGGGGGAAGCCTTCTTCGATGTAGCGAAAGATGCAGTACATCCTTTTGTAGTAGAAGTAGCCAATCAAATGATAATACAGGTACTGGGTACACAGTTCAATATCAATGCCTATACCGACGAGCAGCAAATCAAAGCGACCCTGATACAGGGCAGTATCAGGGTGAACAATGGTGCCGCAACGGTTGTATTGCAACCGGGCCAGCAGGCGCAGGTGAACGACGGCATCACCGTGAATAGTCACATAAACACAGTACAGGTAACAGCCTGGAAAGATGGGGTCTTCAACTTTGATGATTTGGGAGTAGAGGCGGTTATGCATCAACTGGCCAGATGGTATGATATCGAGGTGGTTTATGAACAGGGAGTTCCAACCAGCCGATTCTATGGCGAAATAGGTCGTAACCTAAGCCTGGCGCAGGTACTGGAAGGCTTAAAACTGTCAGGGGTACATTTTAGAATTGAAGGTAAACGGTTGATCGTATTACCGTAA
- a CDS encoding RNA polymerase sigma factor → MTDQFTTWIRESADGNQLAYGYLYTHHYPRLQVAITFITQDKVETEEILQETFLRIWKTKEKLLLVRSFEDYAFRVAKNLLFDHLRRKKVHLKAIDTIFRHQDDATTGGDHQLVYKEYHEIATRAIDTLDPQKKEIFLLRTQEGLSFEEIADKCGIAVVTVKKHFYAAFHTLKKLLNEHGGVFTFLLIVWSRGH, encoded by the coding sequence TTGACGGATCAATTCACAACATGGATAAGAGAATCGGCGGACGGCAATCAGCTGGCATATGGTTATTTATATACCCATCATTACCCCCGTCTGCAGGTTGCCATTACCTTTATTACCCAGGATAAGGTCGAAACCGAAGAGATCCTGCAGGAGACTTTCCTCCGTATCTGGAAAACAAAAGAGAAGTTATTACTGGTCCGGTCATTTGAAGACTACGCCTTCCGGGTAGCCAAAAACCTCCTGTTTGACCACCTCCGGCGCAAAAAGGTGCACCTGAAAGCCATCGACACCATCTTCCGGCATCAGGACGATGCTACTACCGGTGGCGACCATCAGCTGGTATATAAAGAATACCATGAAATTGCCACCCGAGCCATCGATACCCTCGATCCTCAGAAAAAGGAGATTTTCCTGCTACGCACACAGGAAGGACTCAGTTTTGAAGAAATTGCCGACAAATGCGGGATCGCTGTAGTCACCGTCAAAAAACATTTTTACGCAGCCTTTCATACCCTCAAAAAGCTTCTGAATGAGCATGGTGGCGTATTTACCTTCCTCCTCATCGTCTGGTCCAGGGGGCATTAG